Within Paenibacillus sabinae T27, the genomic segment GAGTCTGTAATCTATAATATTATAGGAAAATCTACTCGGGGGTATACCATATGCCAGTCGTTTGGAACAGTGCAGAAATCACGCCGATCCGTGACAAAGTTTATGAATATATCAAACAGGCGATCGTGCAGGGCCAATACAAATCCGGCGACCGTATCATCGAACGGGAGCTGGCCGATCAGCTGAATGTCAGCCGGACACCGATTCGCGAAGCGCTCTTCCGGCTCGAATCCCAGGGTTTCGTCAAGACGCTTCCTCGTAAAGGCGTAATTGTTTCCAAGCTGACGCCGGAGGAAGTGGTCGAGATCTTTATGATTCTATCGGCGCTGGAAGGACTGGCGATGAATCTGGCCGCCGAGAAAGCAAGCCCTGAAGAACACGCCGAGTTATCTGAGATTATCAAGAAGATGGAGACTGTGCTCGCCGAGCAGGATGGATCGGATGAGCGCTGGAAGTTCCATTTTGAAATCAACGATGTGATCTTCCGTGCGGCGCAGAGTCCACGTCTTACCCAGATGCTGGACGGCTTGTCCGATTATATCCGGGCTTTCGTGGAGCTCGGATATGAACTTCCGGGACGTGGACGTCAGGCAACTGAAGAACATCTGGAGATTGCCAAAGCGGTCCGTGACGGTGAGGCTGAATTGGCCGGTCGCCTGACTCGGATTCATCTGGAGAATGCCAAACAAGCTTATCTGCAAGCTTTAAACCATCAATAACACAGCAGCCTGTCTTCCTGACATTCCTGGGGCATGGCTGCGGGAATAGGGAGGACGATCGCTTATGCCCATCGTGAAGCTTCATCAGAACGGCCGGCTGCTTCAGCAGGAGGTAGCGCCGGGGAGCAATCTGGTTGTACTCGCCGGAACGAGGAAGTTCGACGGTCTGTCCTACGGCTGCGGAATGGGGAAATGCACACGCTGCATGGTGAAGGTGCTGAGCGGCGGGGAGACGCTGCCCGAGCCCAACTGGAAAGAGAACAAAATGCTTGGGGACAAAATCCGGGACGGTTACCGGCTGGCCTGCCAAATCTATGTTCACGAGGATCTTGAGCTTGCTCAGGAGAGTGCTGTCCGTTCCCGGGCCGGGAGCTCTTAAAGAGAGCCGAACTTTTAAGGCAATCGAGAATAAACGGATAAGACTTAAATAAAGAAGAGGAACGGAGGAACCGGAAATGAGCCAATATGTGATGCTGTCGACGACAGAACGCTACCGGACGGTAACGGACAACCCGAATCTGGAAATGGTGGCGAATTACGATTACTACTTTTTCGGGAAGAAGAAGACGACGTTCTCCATCTGCAAAATCAAAAGTCAGAATACCCGCATACTTATTCAAGGGGTTGGTGAAGTTTTTCCGGACAACAGCATTCCGCTGAAGGTGTTCCCCAAGTTCGAAACGACCGAAGAAATCGAGAGGGAAATCTACGAGCTCGATATCGATAAGGACAGCCGGGTTGTCAAAACGGAAGCCCAGGCGCAGCCGGTTTGATCGGGATTTATTGAAAAAAGCGCAGAGGAGAAGTCCTCTGTGTTTTTTTCATTCTTTGGGCTTTATGTCTGTCCTTAGGCATTCTGTTTGCCGGCCAGCTTCGGAACAGGCGGATCGGATCAGGGCAGAGATATAGGGCCAAACGGTTGTACAGGAAGGGAATAACGGACAAAAGGCGCCTTTCGCTGTATGCGGTAGGCACCTTCTGTTTTTTTATTGATGAAAGGTTATTCCTGGAACTCTTTAGGAGCTGGCTGCGTTAATCCGGCGTTTGGCGATCTTGTCGAGACGTTCAAGGTCCTTGTCTCCCCAAGCGATCGTTACATCTCCGGTAATGAAGGTTTGACATGCCAGCCGGTAGCCCTGATCGATATTATCCTGGCCGAGTCTGTCGATTTCTTTTTTCATCACTTTGCTGAGATGCTCCTGCCCGTCGACGACCCTCACCCGGCATGTTCCGCACAGACCTCCGCCGCATTTGTAGGGGACCGAGCCTTCGTAACGAATCGAGGTCCGCAGCAGATTGGCGTTCTCAGCCACTTCAATCGTTTTTCCAGAGGTATCATATTTAATTACCGGCATGTCAGCATCCCTCCCTGTGATAGTAAGACAAGTATACCATAAATATTTGGTATATGGTATACCAAATACCGTTTTTTTGTTATGATGAATAGCAAGAAAATAAAGTCTTTATTTGTACAGGATACCGAAAGATTAGAAGACAGGAGGAACGGATTTGAGAGTCGGAATTATCGGGTACGGAACGATTGGAACGGACGTGGCAGGCTTCATACAGCGGGGTGAAGCGGGAGAAGCTTCTCTGGCAGCTGTGCTGGTTCGCAAGGGTCCAACCTGCGAAAGCAGCCTTGCGGGTAGAAGCGGCAAGCCGCTGTTCACCGCAAGCTTTAACGAATTTATGGAGCAGGTGCCTGATCTTGTTGTGGAATGCGCCGGACATGCGGCTGTAGCCGCTTATGGAGAACGGGTGCTGCGGACTGCGGATTTCATGGTGGTCAGCGCAGGGGCATTGGCGGATGAAGATCTTTATGGCCGGCTCTTGATAACGGCCCGGGAGAACGGACATCGGCTGGTCGTGCCTTCGGCCGCCATTGCCGGGCTGGACCGGATCGCGGCCGCAAGCGTCGGTCACATGGACGAGGTCTCGCTCATCACGCGCAAACCGCCGAAGGCCTGGATCGGCACGTTCGTTGAGGACAAGCTTAATCTGGAGGGACTGACGGAGCCGGTGTGCGTCTTCGAGGGGCCGGCCAGGGAGTCGGCGAAGCTGTTCCCGGAAAGCGTCAACGTCTCAGCGGCGCTCAGTCTGGCCGGAATCGGCTTCGACCGAACCACCGTTAAAGTGTTCGTGGACCCAGGCATTACCTCCAACCGGCATCAGGTCGTGGCACGCGGCA encodes:
- a CDS encoding GntR family transcriptional regulator, which translates into the protein MPVVWNSAEITPIRDKVYEYIKQAIVQGQYKSGDRIIERELADQLNVSRTPIREALFRLESQGFVKTLPRKGVIVSKLTPEEVVEIFMILSALEGLAMNLAAEKASPEEHAELSEIIKKMETVLAEQDGSDERWKFHFEINDVIFRAAQSPRLTQMLDGLSDYIRAFVELGYELPGRGRQATEEHLEIAKAVRDGEAELAGRLTRIHLENAKQAYLQALNHQ
- a CDS encoding 2Fe-2S iron-sulfur cluster-binding protein; translation: MPIVKLHQNGRLLQQEVAPGSNLVVLAGTRKFDGLSYGCGMGKCTRCMVKVLSGGETLPEPNWKENKMLGDKIRDGYRLACQIYVHEDLELAQESAVRSRAGSS
- a CDS encoding 2Fe-2S iron-sulfur cluster-binding protein — translated: MPVIKYDTSGKTIEVAENANLLRTSIRYEGSVPYKCGGGLCGTCRVRVVDGQEHLSKVMKKEIDRLGQDNIDQGYRLACQTFITGDVTIAWGDKDLERLDKIAKRRINAASS
- a CDS encoding aspartate dehydrogenase codes for the protein MRVGIIGYGTIGTDVAGFIQRGEAGEASLAAVLVRKGPTCESSLAGRSGKPLFTASFNEFMEQVPDLVVECAGHAAVAAYGERVLRTADFMVVSAGALADEDLYGRLLITARENGHRLVVPSAAIAGLDRIAAASVGHMDEVSLITRKPPKAWIGTFVEDKLNLEGLTEPVCVFEGPARESAKLFPESVNVSAALSLAGIGFDRTTVKVFVDPGITSNRHQVVARGKFGELQLEVGNTPSAANPKTGYIVAMSVIHNLQKLSGPFMIGL